The Gouania willdenowi chromosome 5, fGouWil2.1, whole genome shotgun sequence sequence CTTTATGTGGatgaaattgaaaattgcaGTTCAATTACCAACAGTAGAAGGTAATAATGCTTTTTGTAGATTGGAAATATGATAGCTATGGAAGACgtgttttaatctttaaatttGCAGGGCTTTTTTGTTCTGACtcaaaaaagtataaatactCGTTAAAATATTTTGTCCACCTGTTTACTGGACCATCAATGCTGTGCCCCATTTGGCCAGTGGAGCACTGTTTGAATGCCTGCTttaaatagtaactaaacccctgctttctgctgacctgccactaggagggaaattcaaaaatgccttgattatgggcattaCTGCTGTAGTAGTAAGACACACCCACTCTGGTCAGCACACACCACTgtgcacagagacagacggtaGAACACACACACCGTGAGTTCATAAGCTGAAATTTGTCACCTAcaaccacaggcacacacaatcacgaCATGAAGCGCATACATAGCCTTACAGACATCCTATAAatcctcctccttcctctcagcttttataggaggggcggggccaacagtgaaagttgatgatgcaGGGGAATCTTAAAGAATcaatttcagccaatagcaaaattcaattgtaatagctggcattccacccttagaggccagtaactctgacatttacaaataatacacaaattaaatacttttactaaaatgtgaagagtgggactaggattaataaacagcactacttaagacccaaatacacatgtattttgcagaaaaaatgtgggtttggggtttagttactcttaagtgttttttggtgtttgtgttaAGATACAGCACAAGGTATGATTGagacttttacattttttcaatagTCCagaatagggctgggcgatatggccttttataaataccgcaatatttttaggccatgtcacgatacacgatatatatctcgatattttgcattacccttgaattaacactttgatgcacaaaatcacaccagtatgatgattctatatgtctacattaaaacattcttgatcatactgcattaatatatgccaattttaaactttcatgcaaaaaaggggatatcacaactaagtcaaagttgacataactgtatttattaaacagtgagtggctcaaacataaaattgtcaacagaaagtgcacgttctgtgcaaaattgtcacagagacatttcaaaacaagactatagtgcaggatgcaactcacatggcatttcaaaacacaaaattaaagtgcactttttgtacataatgccactacaatattttaaaacaaatagtgccctttagtgcatgttgtcattaagatatttaaaaaaaaaaaaaaaaaaaaaaagtccgcgagtttaacggtatggtcattttcaacaccgcacagactacaagctgcgatatatcgagtatattcgatatatcgcccagccctagtccaGAACTCCAGAAACAATCGTTAGGGTGGGAAATCCAAAGACCTTGTGGCCCGTCAACAATCAAAAATGTGACCTTGttgtagattaaaaaataaacaacctgTCCATCTTTGAATCTATATAACATCTAAGTGTCTTACTGATTatggctgccaactttggttgtttagtcgactaattggtcgatggCGTCGTGGTCGatcaagattttcattggtcaaccagcaatggtatcagtttcaataccgcaAAAAAAAATAGGTGATAAGgtctaaatataaatataatgtatttaatgcctaaaacatgattctatgtccagcaacagctgtgtgtgagtgcgtgctgcgctgcaaaaaaaaaagtgttgcacttGAGCCGTTACTGCGCAGTGTGCTGTCCTCAGAGCAAGAGAGCAGAAAGGGAAACAAATTAAAACTGGCTTGAAACTagcatccactgttaaatcaTTCATTTCTtttgcacaagaacatggattatccttatattttatacgtggattatgtaaatagatccagtGCAGTCTCAGGCACGCAGCACGCCTGTGTTTGACTTGCATTTGTTTCCCCTTGCGGTGatttgatgttgacattaatagTTTATTAACAAAAGCaggtttaccactaaaacaaacgtaatatgttatttgtatgaggaaaagaataggttttaattgtcggtttcaggtctTGCACGGATATAAATAACCTAATGTCTGTCAGAACCTGtaggtgtctttttttttttttttttcttcgactAATTgctacgtgtgccatagtcttggtggaccaaccatttccttggttgaccaCAGCTCTAGTACTAATTAGTGATCGGCCGATTCAATCGGgcgatttttgtgtgttttacgtgtaatcggcatcggccgatgtgcGGCTGCTCTGCGTTCGCCGATTCAGTTTATTAAGAGAGCGGCTGCCTGTGTTGCTGGAGACAGAGGCTGCACAgagcagagtgcagagcccctccccccactagcagagcgtgAAGCAAGCTCTAAAATCCCAGGCAggtttcaaagcatcttttaactgtttaacttatcTGTTCCGTGGGTTTGTGAGTCTACGTGTTGCGGCGCAGTTATAGTTAATGAGCTGCTGGCCGGAGGTTTGCCGCGCGCTCGTGTGCATGCATGCATGTTTCTTTCCCCCTCTCTTCTGCTTCTTCAGCGCTGCGCTGAGAAgtttaactttgagaagcagtttattacttgtttgaatatttattcttgttaatgttgatgtaatTTAGAACGGACTttaacagtttgttgcttattgcgcatctgacatcacgttattttcctctgctattttatgttctggggttgtgttggaatggactattatttatggtttctttttttgtttaatactataattatattatttatactctaatcctgttaataaaatatatcttcagtcaggccaacttttgtcaaagctattttcaggacaaggtcagttatctttcataatatttcatgagttgtctcactctatttttttccttgctcttgttctacatcacctgttttattatttgttaaatattttttacttggtcaTTCTACCTACCtcaacctttgttaatttcaataaatgttccttttttttttttaaaaaatgagactTGTATCATTTATCATCataatgtaatttttatgatgtaaattgagggagcacaagtagtatcggctcaagaaaatcggcactCTGTATCAGTCATCGGCTCAGGccgatggaaaaaaaaaatggtatctGCATCGGCCCTAGTACTGATAATGTGCGTCTCTGCTTGCAGCCAAAAGAAACCTGTGGGGGAAAGCCAGAAAGGCTGGTTTGGGTGGATTCAAGAGAACAAGTGGAACCAAACCAGCTGTGGAGGAAATGTGGGACGGGACAGAAGGTTAGTTCGATCTTTATGAatgtatgattttttattttcagactTCAGTGTTAATCATCAAAACAATATGCATTATTTGATACAGAGAGACACAACCTACTTGAGATAATGCAAGAGTTGAGTGTCGGTCGCGGTGTTCAGGtttcttagatttttttttcatttgcagAAGACGTGTCTTCGTGACGatatttggagtgattttgtattTGTGATTGGCTTTtcgttattttaatttaaatgttttttttaccttaagCATAGCCTGCCCAGGAAACAAAAAATACCTTACCCAAACAGACAAACCATCCAAGATCAAGTTCTTATTTCAAGTGGCTTTACCAAAATATTGGTAATGGGTTCAATATCAATAGTAGTGCTCAACCATTTTTCATtcaggaaatattttttttaaatcagttttgCTAGAAACAAATTATTTTGAAACAAGTGATGAAGCAGATAATTAAttctatttgtttaattttgtagtttttgatACAAGTTTAAGTTAAACTGATGTTTCCAGGTCTAAGGGAGGAGGGCGAGAGACCATCGTCCCTGGAAAACGTACAAAAATTGATTGAGTTTAATCTACTCACAAGCACCGATCGTAAAGGTGAGCAGGTCAAGCCAGCAGCAATGAAAAGAAGGAgaaatgaggaggaggaggaaggagaagaagatgatgatgaagaagatgaagacgGAGATGATTTGGAGGACATTCATGAAATGCAGTCTACAGCTTTGGCTGACACCATGCCAAACATACAGTCCAGTCCTTCATCAACCTTTACGGAAAGCATTAAGGAATCTCAGGTAAAGTCAGACAGTTCTTCACTTGCAGGACAAGAGCAAGATATTGATGGCGACCTTGACTTTGACCCTGATGGTGATTATGAGGCCAATCTACAAGGCAAGTGGTATCCTTGTCAGTACTGTGAGCGCCACTTCTCTACGAGACAAGGCCTGGAGCGTCATatacacattcattcaatcaGCAACCAGCAAGCACAACAGTTCAAATGCCGTTACTGCAATAAATCATTTGGCTCACAGGTGGGACGACGGCGTCATGAAAGGAGGCATGAGAGTATATCTAAGAAAAGGCCTGTCTCACTGGCTGGAGTTACTAACTTACTCAATCCTGTTGTGCAGACAGATTCAAGTCCTGACTGCAACAACCCAACCAGTCACTATATAGCCATAGGTTCCCAGTTTACAGGAGGTCATTTGCATGACTCCAAGATTCAAAGAAAGAGTTGGGGTCCCATTCTGAACGCCCTTTTGGATTGGAAGATAAAGGTGAATCAAAGGAACTCCATCCCTGCAAGTATTGTAATAAAGCTTTTggcacacacactaacatgcGCAGACATCAACGTAGAATACATGAACGGCATCTGTTGCCAAAAGGAGTGCGCAGGAAAGGCATGCTACTAGAGCAAGCAGCAGCTCAACGGCCTGGAGAGTCCCCCAGTACAAGCCCCCCACCCGTCTATGTTCCCAGTGCTGACACTGAAGATGAGACGGACAAGGATGACTATGTGGTCGATATATCCAAAAACATCTCTGAGAATCTGAGTTTTTACATTGATGGAAAGATTGTGTCCAACAGCGTGGTTAGCAGCTGTGATGTAATAGAAGTGGACTCGAGGTCTGCAGCGCTTTTTGACACTGTTATCATCAGCCCAAATCAGATCAGTCAAGCTGTGAAGGTAGAGAGTCAAACAAGCGCGGCAAAGAAACTCTTGGACACGACACAGTCAGCGGTAAAAAGAAGAACCTCCACACCCCCTTTGATCCCCAGCCTTAAAACAGAGATGGAAACAACACCAATGTCTTCATTATCTTCTACATCTTCTTCGTCCAGTATGTTAGTGGGAGGTCTTTTTCAGCAAGCTGCAGATTCATCTGTGTTTCAAAGAGAGAAAACAGTATATCTCTCACCAAAGCTTAAACAGCTTCTTCAGACACAAGACCTTCAGAACTCCACCATCACCTTGATAACAGAAAGCCATAGACTGGCCTCAAAGCTGCCAGTCACACACTTGCAAGGGGTTTCGGGAAAGTTCAAAAGGAGAACGGGCTTCTCCCCCATCCTCACCCCAGCTCAGTCCTGTATGTAGACCAGAGAGCTGTAAAACGGAGGGGCAAAGCTCATACAAACACAAGGTGCCAAATTCGGACAGCAACACCATTTTACCTGGAGACAGCGTACTGCACAAAGATGATGGAGATTCTCTTGATGCTTCTACTAATAAGATACATGACCTACTGTCCTCTAGCAGCAGTGGAAGCTCCTGCAATCAGCTGCCCTTGGACTTGTCAAACACTCTGAGTAAAAGGAGTGACAGTGTGGACAAAGCCCTTGAAGATTCAGCTCTAGACCTTGAGTTTGCATCGAAAAAACTCTTTCGACCAGATATAAAAGGAAATCCAGTAATGCAGCCGCCTGTGAAAAAAGAGAAAGCCCAACACTAGTATGCTTGAAAAGGTGCTGATGAATGAGTATCTCGGTCCTACTGTCCCAGGAGAGGAGAGTCCCTCAGCCTCAGTAAACCTAAGCCATCACACTGTTGCATCAGACTCTGTCCATCCCTCTCCTCCATCTTTGACCCCAGTCACGATGAATCTATCTTCACCCAGTCCCTGCAGTGAAACATCCCCAACACCGCCTCCTCCTGTACTCCCTACCATACCAACTCCGCCACTTATGCCAGGCTCTCCACTCTCACAGCCTTCGGACTCATCTGCACTTAGAACTCTTCCTGTCCTCTCGCCAAAAATATCTCCAAGGTCGGTTGAACACGAGGTTCAATCAGATTTGGAGGATAATAAAGATGAGGAGAATCATATCCCATTGACACCAGATTCTCCAAACACCCCTCTCACAAATTCCTCCAATCATTTTGTGACACAAAGTCCCCCTCAGCCTACGCTGCTAGATCCGCCCACTACAGACACTAGCCATTTATTGAATTGCAACAGTTCACTAAATGGTACCATCAACCAAGATCAAGATGCTATCCCAGTAATGGATAAATTAGCTAATTTTAACACTGGAGGTTGTTCATCTCAGGCTGAATCACCATCACCTGCTCCTCCATCCTATAATTCACCTCCATTGCTATCTTCAAAGCAGTTGAAATTAAAAGAAGAACCTCCATCCTGTGACGAGTTACCCATATTAAATCATGTTCCCCAAGTATGTGCAGATTCTTCTCAGTTTACAGCTCTTGATGAACCTTCTTGCAACAAAACTTCAGATGCAGAGGAAGGAGACTTGACGTTCTGCAAATCTTTTGTGTGTAACGTTTGCAAGGATCCCTTCAGCTCTATTAAAGAGCTCAGTGGACACATCACAGAACATGCTACAGACTGGCCTTTCAAATGTGAGTTTTGTGTACAGCTGTTCAGCGATGCACAAGCACTGCTGGACCACCGAACAATGCTACACGAAGTGGGTCAGATCTTCGTGTGCTCCATTTGCTCCAAAGAATTTGCCTTTCTCTGTAACCTTCAGCAGCACCAAAAGGATTTGCACCCTAATGAGATGTGTTCACACACCACTGTGGAGAGTGGCAAACTGAGACCCCAGAACTACACAGATCCATCCAGAGCCAAAGAAGAGAGTGTCCCTTCAACACCAGCACTAGAAACGATGGATGAAAGTCTGTCATCCAGTAATGATCCTTTACCAAAAGAGGAGCCTGATGTTAATGGTAACCATGCAGAGGATAAAGGGGAGGACCCCAATGAGGAACTTTACACTATGATAAAAATTATGGCCTCGGAGGGAGGAAAGCCTCAAGGCCCAGATGTCCGCATTGGCATTAATCAGCATTACCCCAGTTACAAACCACCTCCCTTTCCCTATCACAGCCGCTCCCATGCTGGTTCTGTGGCCTCCGCTACAAACTTTACCACACACAACATCCCACAGACATTTGCTACTGCCATTCGCTGCACAAAATGCGGCAACAGCTTTGACAACATGCCTGAGCTGCACAAACACATATTGGCCTGTGCTAGTGCCAGTGATAAGAAGCGCTACACTCCCAAGAAGAACCCCATTCCCCTCAAGCAAATAGTGAAAAGTCCAAATAGAATAGTGTCTCCCACAGCCGCCGCTGCAAGCCACAATGCTTTCCGCCGGATGGGGCAGCCCAAGAGACTAAACTTCAACCAAGAACCTGGTAAATCTAAAATGAGTGCCCTCagcaagaagaagaatcagCTGGTCCAAAAGGCAATTTCACAGAAAATTAAAGCTGCCACGCCAGTGAAAAAGACAACTGTCAAAGTTGAAGATGAGCCTGTTTCTAATATCTGCCCCCACTGCAACCGGGAGTTTACTTACACTGCAAGTCTCACCAAACATATGACTGTCAGCTGTCCCAAGAAGCCAATGGCCAAAAAGGGCAAGAAGGTTAAAGCAGATATTAAAAAAGAGGCACCACTTGTGCCAGAGAAAAACGTGAGTCTGAGGAAGAAACTTGCAGAAACCTGTGAAGTGCAGACCGAGTCAGAGCCTAAATCTCTGGGAAAAACCAGAGCTCGCACATCTGGCGCAGCAGAGTCTGAAGCCACCCTGCCAAGCAAAGGGAAACCTACTGCCACAGTAGCACGACTTAAGAGGCCTGCTTCCTTCCCCTTACAAGATACTACTGCTGCTGCCACCCCTGGTAAAAGAGTAAAAAAGAGCAAAGCCCAGTCTCTACCTCCCACTCCTTCAGTTGTGGACACTCCCAGTGACACACCATCACGACCCGCCATGAGGATGCAGCGAATGGTTAAAGAAGGAGCACGAAAGAAAGAGGCAGAGGCGAAATCCTCCCTTCAACCGAAAAAAGAGGAACGGGTTTCCCTGCGGACAAGAGAGAGGGTGGGTGGTCCAGTCACCAGGAGCTTGCAGTCCAGCACAGCACCATCTACCGAGGTGAAGCCCGAGGATTCTACTGTTCAGGAGCCCAAGGACACTCAGGTTAGATGAActtgtgtttattatgtttgtCACAAGAAGTGATGAAAGATTGAGAAGAATTTGAGCTGTGTTGAAAGAGTTCTGATATTTTTCCTGTTTCACAATTATCAAATGGCATATTAGAAGAATTTTTAGTTCAAGAAAGCCTCAGTGTGCTGCAGTttataaaacagaaatactAGAGTGAACTTAAATTTGTAAAACAAGTGTAAGGGATGTTCAAATGTACACAGATAAAATGGATTGTAGGAATtgacaaaaaatgcacacaaactgAAGCATTGGCATGCaaaatgtcagttttttttaatgtaagaaGCATGTCAAGGCTAGAACAGATCAACACCAGTCAAACTAGCAGACCAAAGACAAACCGCATACATATTTGATCAGGGAATTCTGATAACAGTATATGTAGATACTTTGTACAACTTGATCTAATAATTCTCTCAGCAGTTCATTTCAGTCATTGCATCTCTGTTAGCACTGACTGGATCTTGTTGTCCTTCAGGAAGTCCCTGTGAAGTGAGCTGTGTCGAGGTCATGGAGCTTTTCTGTGAATATGATATTCTCCAAACTGGCTACACCCAAGACTCATTAAAATGAGGATGACCTTCGATGGGACTCGATCCACTCGGCAAGTGTAGTCTGCTCGTCTTGGCTGCTTTGTGCTGGATTTAAGGAGGGATGCTTTTTATCTTCAATCGATCTTAAAAACTGAACTGagcctaatttttttttttttggccagctttgcaaaaaaagaaactaaaggACCAGTGAGTTattaatatatacaataaatgTCATGACTTGACCCAAGACAGTAAGGTTAGGGCTCCGTTATTCTGGACAGCTAATATCTTGCACATGGCAATCATGTATCAAAGTTGGGGACTCTTGGATTATTCATTTGTTCCCAATTTTCTTTCtttggttgtttatttttttttaattctctagCATCTCTTAATGCATGTGCTGAATAGTTGAAAACTAGATGAAGCCAGTTCCCATCTGCCTCCCATTGATTCCCAACTGATTTACAAAATATGTATCTTTGagttaatttttgttgttgttgtagtcattttgtagaATATATCATATGGGCAACATTTTTGTTTCGGAAACAATGCATCAATTGGTCCTCAGGAACACTGTACGTCTGTGTGGTATGTGTGTGGTTGTCGTTGGACGTGCAGCCCGACAGCTACTCCGTTTTTAGGTTTGAATTCCAATCATGTCTCATCTTCTTTGTCTATCTGGTGTTGCAGGTAATTCCACTTGTAAAAATTATGAATTATCATGTGGTCTCTTCCAAAAGGTTTTACCGCCACTCATCCAGTTCtgtgtttgtacagcactttaaaATAAGCTGCCAAATTATGAAACTGGATTGGTTCGATTGGGTTATTTTAAGGCTAGATGTTGGAATGTAGTCTGGTCTTTTGCACCATGGAGATTCTTGTATCATTTTCCCTGAGAGGGAGTAAATCCCTCGATGCATCTTGAATCTAATACTTTATACCCTGAAAATGACACTAGACAACTTGTACAATGTGCTGAATTGTACAATGAGTATGCATGTCTTTAATGGgattttaaagcagaattatcTGTTTAAAGACAGG is a genomic window containing:
- the prdm2b gene encoding LOW QUALITY PROTEIN: PR domain zinc finger protein 2 (The sequence of the model RefSeq protein was modified relative to this genomic sequence to represent the inferred CDS: inserted 1 base in 1 codon; deleted 2 bases in 2 codons), whose protein sequence is MWDGTEGLREEGERPSSLENVQKLIEFNLLTSTDRKGEQVKPAAMKRRRNEEEEEGEEDDDEEDEDGDDLEDIHEMQSTALADTMPNIQSSPSSTFTESIKESQVKSDSSSLAGQEQDIDGDLDFDPDGDYEANLQGKWYPCQYCERHFSTRQGLERHIHIHSISNQQAQQFKCRYCNKSFGSQVGRRRHERRHESISKKRPVSLAGVTNLLNPVVQTDSSPDCNNPTSHYIAIGSQFTGGHLHDSKXSKKELGSHSERPFGLEDKGESKELHPCKYCNKAFGTHTNMRRHQRRIHERHLLPKGVRRKGMLLEQAAAQRPGESPSTSPPPVYVPSADTEDETDKDDYVVDISKNISENLSFYIDGKIVSNSVVSSCDVIEVDSRSAALFDTVIISPNQISQAVKVESQTSAAKKLLDTTQSAVKRRTSTPPLIPSLKTEMETTPMSSLSSTSSSSSMLVGGLFQQAADSSVFQREKTVYLSPKLKQLLQTQDLQNSTITLITESHRLASKLPVTHLQGVSGKFKRRTASPPSSPQLSPVCRPESCKTEGQSSYKHKVPNSDSNTILPGDSVLHKDDGDSLDASTNKIHDLLSSSSSGSSCNQLPLDLSNTLSKRSDSVDKALEDSALDLEFASKKLFRPDIKGNPVMQPPVKKRKPNTSMLEKVLMNEYLGPTVPGEESPSASVNLSHHTVASDSVHPSPPSLTPVTMNLSSPSPCSETSPTPPPPVLPTIPTPPLMPGSPLSQPSDSSALRTLPVLSPKISPRSVEHEVQSDLEDNKDEENHIPLTPDSPNTPLTNSSNHFVTQSPPQPTLLDPPTTDTSHLLNCNSSLNGTINQDQDAIPVMDKLANFNTGGCSSQAESPSPAPPSYNSPPLLSSKQLKLKEEPPSCDELPILNHVPQVCADSSQFTALDEPSCNKTSDAEEGDLTFCKSFVCNVCKDPFSSIKELSGHITEHATDWPFKCEFCVQLFSDAQALLDHRTMLHEVGQIFVCSICSKEFAFLCNLQQHQKDLHPNEMCSHTTVESGKLRPQNYTDPSRAKEESVPSTPALETMDESLSSSNDPLPKEEPDVNGNHAEDKGEDPNEELYTMIKIMASEGGKPQGPDVRIGINQHYPSYKPPPFPYHSRSHAGSVASATNFTTHNIPQTFATAIRCTKCGNSFDNMPELHKHILACASASDKKRYTPKKNPIPLKQIVKSPNRIVSPTAAAASHNAFRRMGQPKRLNFNQEPGKSKMSALSKKKNQLVQKAISQKIKAATPVKKTTVKVEDEPVSNICPHCNREFTYTASLTKHMTVSCPKKPMAKKGKKVKADIKKEAPLVPEKNVSLRKKLAETCEVQTESEPKSLGKTRARTSGAAESEATLPSKGKPTATVARLKRPASFPLQDTTAAATPGKRVKKSKAQSLPPTPSVVDTPSDTPSRPAMRMQRMVKEGARKKEAEAKSSLQPKKEERVSLRTRERVGGPVTRSLQSSTAPSTEVKPEDSTVQEPKDTQEVPVK